From Fundulus heteroclitus isolate FHET01 chromosome 14, MU-UCD_Fhet_4.1, whole genome shotgun sequence, the proteins below share one genomic window:
- the LOC110368156 gene encoding butyrophilin-like protein 9 isoform X2 encodes MSDYVPSSLYIKLRALSKERVIGLKEKKRREKMICRILLLIILNSCLCVQENIRAVPGKNVSLPCQVPNKKPAVFVKWTRPDLEPEYVLLFRDEQLDPELQHPSYQNRVDLQDRQMKDGDVSLVLENVTTNDRGTYECRVFQREANRRKRHTLTFDPIAVIFLDVAPPQENMEGRTEDGSSHRNAGLMAVAGLIITLAVAVVVIKKYRSVSTK; translated from the exons ATGAGTGACTACGTCCCTTCCTCTCTCTATATAAAGCTCAGAGCATTAAGTAAAGAGAGAGTAATTGGGCTGAAGGAAAAGAAGAGAAG GGAGAAGATGATCTGCAGGATCCTGCTGCTCATCATCCTCAACTCATGTCTCTGTG TTCAGGAAAACATCAGAGCTGTACCTGGAAAGAACGTCTCTCTGCCATGTCAAGTCCCCAACAAGAAACCTGCTGTCTTTGTAAAGTGGACCCGACCTGATCTAGAACCAGAATATGTCCTCCTGTTCAGAGATGAGCAGCTGGATCCAGAACTCCAGCATCCATCTTATCAGAACCGGGTGGACCTGCAGGACAGACAGATGAAGGATGGAGACGTGTCTTTGGTTCTGGAGAACGTGACGACTAACGACAGAGGAACATACGAGTGTCGAGTTTTTCAGAGGGAAGCAAACCGAAGGAAGAGACACACTTTGACCTTTGACCCCATTGCTGTCATCTTCCTGGATGTAGCTCCTCCTCAAG AGAACATGGAGGGAAGAACCGAGGATGGAAGCAGTCATCGAAATGCTGGACTGATGGCTGTAGCTGGACTGATTATCACACTAGCTGTTGCAGTGGTTGTCATTAAAAAGTATCGCTCTGTTTCAACTAAGTAG